AGGTCTTTGGCAGGTCTAGTTACATAATGCGGGCATCATGAACGTGTTGATACTGAATTGTTCAAAGATGGTCGGAATAATGCCGTACACTTGTAGAAATGCGCTACGTCAAGTGAGTGACTATGAAACAATAGACTTGCTGACATCTCCAAGACACTTTATGATCTTTCACCATGACTTTGCGATCAGTTTTTTGCCTACTGCAGGACGAATTTTCGTCATCTCTGGAATATATGTCATGGATATGTCACAAGAGTTATCAGAGAGTGACATATCTCTatcatttctctttctccttattttatatttaagataatatgGAATGCAGAAGTccttgataattaaaaattactttcctataaatatgataatcaatatgataattaatgttaatatatacgAACTGTCCCTCTGGATAACTAAGtctgtcaaaaatatattttgcaaagtttttattacaaattttgccAACAAACTTTTGCAGCagatataaaagatatgatgactgattttttgtacaaaactatgtaaaatttgCCATTTTGtagttatttaaatgaaatatatttctctaatttgttgcaatattttgttcaaatttgCTGGCAAAccattgttaatattttgtatatcaaatttaacttgagattatcttaaatttcatAGGTCAGAGCTTTGCATACTACAGCAGTTCAAAATGCTGAAGCCAGGGTCAAgactttttcaatttatcgTTGGAATCCAGACAAACCAGATGAGAAACCATatatggaaaaatataaagtagatCTGAAAACGTAAgtcttgttttattaaatgtatttttttaattgttattttggggggggggttaacacacacacacacacatatgtgtgtacatatataattttttagttgtgGTCCAATGGTACTGGATGCTCTAATcaagattaaaaatgaaattgatCCAACATTGACATTCCGTCGTTCTTGCCGTGAAGGTATCTGTGGATCCTGTGCTATGAATATTGGAGGAACAAACACATTGGCATGTATCAGGTACCATGTCacaatgtatacatatgttaatGCTACTTAATccttaagaatataaatttataattttcttgactTTTACATCTCAATCATATGTGGAAATTAATTGTTCAAGTATCTAAATATTTCCTAaccatgtaaattttattagtgaaAATCACAAATATATCAATCACTAAATTGTTTGTTATGCAGCAAAATTGATAAGAATACAAGCACGACATGTGAGGTTTATCCTTTGCCTCACATGTATATTGTTAAAGATCTGGTGCcggatttaaataatttctatgaGCAGTATCGTAGCATACAACCGTGGTTGCAACGCAGAGACACAAAGGAGACTGGGAATCAACAGTATTTGCAGAGTGTAGAAGACCGTAAAAAATTGGTGAGTGCGCGCGACTGTATTTATTGGTTTGCTATTTTACAGTTACATCTTTGAtctaaaactaaatatataatcctattttttattgatgcaTAGGATGGTCTCTACGAATGTATTCTCTGTGCTTGCTGCAGCACTTCTTGCCCATCCTATTGGTGGAATGGTGATAAGTATTTAGGCCCTGCAGTACTTATGCAAGTAAGCACATCCtgatgttttttaaatataatattatgtaacgaAATAATAATCACCAAacgatttaaagaaaaataacaaataagaaaTCCATTAAGAACTTGAGTACATTAAACAAAACTAGATATCATGATTTTCTTTCTAATAAgtgattttacatatattaatcaaaatagaatatatgtaatattatttgatatactGAGCCCAACGTCATAAAATGTTTCCCTCGTACTATTTCTTTCTTAGGCCTTtcaactattattattttcttattaggCTTATAGGTGGATTATTGATTCGCGAGACACTCAAGCAAAGGAGCGTCTAGAAAAATTGAAGGATCCATTTTCCGTTTACCGTTGTCATACAATCATGAATTGCACGCGGACCTGCCCAAAAGTGAGTTTAAGTTACATTGCTTCAACTAAATGGCAATATAAGTAATTTGTAATCGTATgttcttttcttatatttagcatttttcctattttatgtttaacaaatgtaatctttactatttaaaaaaatttaattgctgcaaatattcaaaatacattGCAATGAATTCTTACAATTTGacttgaaataaattctaaatagaTTCAAATGAATGTAATAGCAATCATATATTAAActctaattaataacgtacagattattaataatttattttgatgattACTTTTAGATCTCGATTATTATTAACGCGTACTTTTCTAATCAATCAATGCATTTCACATATTCCTCGTTTTTCttacattcttttatatatttgataaaattacaaatagtGCTTCACAAAtgtgaaagaagaaataatgagaataaaataattattcaaaatgtgGCAATTAGACAAAGTAAAAGACAAATAGTAATATGCAATGCAATTTTcaagaaagttaaaaaataattgcaaaatttagaaaataacagttttaatttaataattaacaagagtgttaatttaattttagttttaatttaattcattattccAAAGGTTGAAAATTTGTTGAATTAAAGCacaaacatattttacagGGTCTGAATCCTGGAAAAGCGAtagcagaaataaaaaagctgTTGGCTAATTTTAGCCAGAAGCCACAACCGGATCTCGCCGCATCGGGATCTTCATAGTTAAAGGAATATTAAGTAGAATTAATGAGTTGTCTTATACACTTGTCTTATGTATTACTACGTGCAGCGAACATGTATTCAGCGTGATTTCATACGACCGGCGAATCCATCAAATAGCAGATAAAATGGTCT
This genomic stretch from Monomorium pharaonis isolate MP-MQ-018 chromosome 4, ASM1337386v2, whole genome shotgun sequence harbors:
- the LOC105829749 gene encoding succinate dehydrogenase [ubiquinone] iron-sulfur subunit, mitochondrial, which encodes MNVLILNCSKMVGIMPYTCRNALRQVRALHTTAVQNAEARVKTFSIYRWNPDKPDEKPYMEKYKVDLKTCGPMVLDALIKIKNEIDPTLTFRRSCREGICGSCAMNIGGTNTLACISKIDKNTSTTCEVYPLPHMYIVKDLVPDLNNFYEQYRSIQPWLQRRDTKETGNQQYLQSVEDRKKLDGLYECILCACCSTSCPSYWWNGDKYLGPAVLMQAYRWIIDSRDTQAKERLEKLKDPFSVYRCHTIMNCTRTCPKGLNPGKAIAEIKKLLANFSQKPQPDLAASGSS